From a single Endozoicomonas euniceicola genomic region:
- a CDS encoding glutathione S-transferase family protein: MPKIELISFKLCPYVQRSVITLLEKNIPFDVTYIELDNKPDWFLEISPLGKVPVLRINDDDILFESAVINEYLDEITPPSLHPEDPFAKARNRAWIEFGSSLLMTSHRLRTAEDEESLEKERSLLLTQLNQLEAQLKGGKFFNGERFSLVDTAYAPVFCLIDLLDRHFNTGLLEHLPGLKNWSNNLLQRPSVKGSVVEDYEERVLQRLQDSSAILIRQS, translated from the coding sequence ATGCCAAAAATAGAACTGATCAGCTTCAAACTCTGTCCCTATGTTCAGCGTTCAGTGATCACTCTTCTGGAAAAAAATATCCCCTTTGATGTCACCTATATCGAACTGGACAACAAACCAGACTGGTTCCTGGAAATTTCCCCCCTGGGTAAGGTTCCAGTCTTGCGAATAAACGACGACGACATTTTATTTGAGTCCGCCGTTATCAATGAATATCTTGATGAAATCACTCCGCCGTCACTGCACCCTGAAGACCCTTTTGCAAAAGCCCGGAACCGTGCCTGGATCGAGTTTGGTTCCAGCCTGCTAATGACCAGCCACCGCCTGAGGACTGCCGAAGACGAAGAGTCGCTGGAAAAAGAACGTTCATTGCTTTTAACACAGCTGAACCAGCTTGAAGCACAGCTGAAAGGTGGAAAGTTCTTTAATGGTGAGCGCTTCAGCCTTGTCGACACCGCCTACGCCCCGGTTTTTTGCTTGATTGATCTGCTTGATCGCCATTTCAATACAGGCCTGCTTGAACATTTACCAGGGCTGAAGAACTGGTCGAACAACCTGCTTCAGCGCCCTTCAGTTAAAGGCTCAGTAGTAGAGGATTATGAAGAACGGGTTCTACAGCGACTACAAGATAGTAGCGCCATCCTCATCCGCCAGAGTTGA
- a CDS encoding DEAD/DEAH box helicase, with amino-acid sequence MNFDSLGLSAPILEAVAEEGYETPSPIQSKAIPAVLEGRDVMAAAQTGTGKTAGFTLPILELLNRGERAGPNQARALILTPTRELAAQVGDNVRAYSRHLPLSSAIVYGGVKINPQMMRMRRGADVLIATPGRLLDLYNQNAVRFKHLEVLVLDEADRMLDMGFIHDIKKILNILPKRRQNLMFSATFSDQIRTLAKSLVNDPVEISVSPRNTTTKLVKQWVCPVDKKQKPALLTNLIKKHKWEQVLVFTRTKHGANRLSRHLDDKGIKSAAIHGNKSQGARTRALSEFKSGDVRVLVATDIAARGLDIDQLPQVVNFDLPNVAEDYVHRIGRTGRAGATGQAVSLVCADEADQLGDIEQLIQQTLERKEIAGFEPVHTVPETGHDPSRRPRKQKKPKKPKVGHKDGQRSGAKKAPKRPREKAEPILTTPRKAPRRRVKPKV; translated from the coding sequence ATGAATTTTGATTCCCTGGGCCTTTCAGCCCCTATTCTGGAAGCGGTAGCCGAGGAAGGTTATGAAACGCCTTCTCCAATTCAGAGCAAGGCGATTCCAGCAGTACTGGAAGGCAGGGATGTCATGGCCGCAGCGCAAACAGGTACTGGTAAAACGGCAGGCTTTACTCTGCCAATTCTGGAACTGCTGAATCGTGGCGAACGTGCCGGTCCAAATCAGGCTCGTGCTTTGATTCTTACCCCAACAAGAGAGTTGGCTGCACAGGTCGGTGATAATGTTCGTGCTTACAGTCGACACTTGCCATTAAGCTCCGCGATTGTTTATGGTGGCGTGAAAATTAATCCACAAATGATGCGTATGCGTCGTGGTGCTGATGTTCTGATTGCAACTCCCGGCCGTTTACTGGATTTGTATAATCAGAATGCCGTCCGGTTCAAACATCTTGAAGTACTGGTACTGGATGAAGCTGATCGTATGCTGGATATGGGCTTTATTCATGATATTAAGAAAATCCTGAACATCCTGCCTAAACGTCGCCAGAACTTGATGTTTTCTGCCACTTTTTCTGATCAGATTCGAACTCTGGCGAAGAGTCTGGTGAATGACCCTGTTGAGATTTCTGTTAGCCCCCGCAATACCACGACCAAATTAGTGAAGCAGTGGGTGTGTCCGGTTGATAAAAAACAGAAGCCAGCCCTGTTAACGAATTTGATCAAAAAACATAAGTGGGAGCAGGTGCTGGTGTTTACCCGCACTAAGCATGGTGCAAACCGTTTAAGTCGTCATCTTGATGATAAAGGCATTAAATCGGCGGCTATCCACGGCAACAAAAGTCAGGGGGCTCGTACAAGAGCACTGTCTGAATTTAAATCTGGCGATGTTCGTGTGCTGGTTGCAACGGATATCGCCGCTCGCGGTCTGGATATTGATCAGCTACCTCAGGTCGTAAACTTTGATTTGCCTAATGTGGCTGAAGATTATGTACATCGTATTGGTCGTACCGGTCGTGCCGGGGCAACCGGTCAGGCGGTTTCTCTGGTTTGTGCTGATGAAGCCGACCAGTTAGGTGACATTGAGCAACTGATACAACAGACTCTGGAGCGCAAGGAGATTGCCGGTTTTGAGCCTGTGCATACTGTACCTGAAACCGGCCATGATCCTTCGCGTCGCCCGAGAAAGCAGAAGAAACCGAAAAAACCAAAGGTTGGTCATAAAGATGGTCAGCGTTCAGGTGCTAAAAAAGCACCCAAAAGGCCCCGGGAAAAAGCCGAACCCATTCTGACAACTCCACGCAAAGCACCGCGGCGCAGAGTAAAACCAAAGGTCTGA
- a CDS encoding glutathione S-transferase N-terminal domain-containing protein, giving the protein MKLFLNKTSPYARAVRILMLEKGLEDRVELCWCDPWTDDAQLLEANPVGRVPALITDNGTSISESLLIAFYIDSLSSQLPSDNKEDNLHLASIGQGLMEAAFALVISRKYKDEGDDESVLTKRRISAIERSLLHLEQSIALISCCDISSGTIIIAVALDYLAFRLPELGADKRYPELEVWRANVVSRPSFKNTAFG; this is encoded by the coding sequence ATGAAACTGTTTTTGAATAAAACATCGCCCTATGCTCGCGCAGTCCGCATTCTGATGCTGGAAAAAGGGCTGGAGGACAGGGTTGAGCTTTGCTGGTGTGATCCGTGGACTGACGATGCACAGTTGCTTGAAGCTAATCCGGTTGGTCGAGTGCCCGCACTGATAACGGATAATGGAACATCAATCAGCGAGTCCCTCTTAATAGCTTTTTATATAGATAGCCTGAGCAGTCAATTACCCTCTGATAATAAAGAAGACAATTTGCATTTAGCCAGTATTGGGCAGGGGCTGATGGAAGCTGCTTTTGCTCTGGTCATCAGTCGCAAGTATAAAGATGAAGGTGACGACGAATCTGTTCTGACTAAACGCCGCATTTCGGCTATTGAGCGTTCTTTGCTGCATCTTGAACAAAGTATTGCTCTCATCTCTTGCTGCGATATTTCATCCGGAACAATTATTATTGCCGTTGCTTTGGATTATCTGGCATTTCGTTTGCCAGAGCTTGGAGCAGACAAGCGGTACCCTGAGCTGGAAGTATGGAGGGCGAACGTTGTCAGCCGGCCAAGTTTTAAAAATACGGCTTTTGGCTAA